The following is a genomic window from Pirellulales bacterium.
CTGCCGCTATTGCCCAGGTTCTGATTGTTGAAATTGAACCCGGGAATCAGCGTGGTCGAGGTCTGATTGGCCGTTGTGCCAATGTCCACACCTGGATTGCGGGTATCGGTGGTGCCCGTCGAGCCTGTGGTGGCTAGGTTGCCGACGATGCCACGATCGAAGAGCAACGAGTCTTGCAGGCCCAACTCCACACCGAACTCGTCGATGTTGTCGAGCCGCACCTCGGCGATCAGCACCTGGATCAGCACCTGCGGCGGCTGCGCGTCGAGCTGCTCGACCAGCGTGCGAATATCGTCGAAGTAGCGCGGCGTCGCGCTGATAATCAGGCTATTGCTGACCGGCTCGGGCACGACCACCACTTCACGTTCGATCTGCTCGAAGGGACTCGGCGTGCCGGGCACGGCAATCTGAACCATGCGTTCGCTGCGGAGGAACTCATTCACGGCCAGCGCCACGTCGATGGCCGGTGAATTCTTCAGCCGGAAAACCTGGCTCTTGCGATCGCTGACGTCACTCTCGTCGAGCCGCAGCAGGATCGCCTCGACCACCTGCAACAAGCCGGCCGAGCCGGTGGCGATGATCGAGTTCGTGCGCAGATCGACGCTGAATCGCAGCGGAGCGAGCGAACCTTCGTCGGTCGGCCCGGCCAGCTCGGGTCCCAGAGCTGTCGTCGCCTGCGGCCCCAGCAGGGTGCGCATCATCTCGACCAGGGCGGCGGCGTCGCCATTCACGATCTTGAAGACCTTGATCTGCGCCGTCGCGGCGGGCATGCCGTCGAGCTGTTCGATCAACGCGGCCAACAGTTCCATGCTGTCGGCGGGCGCCGATACGAGCAGCGTGTTCGTGTGCCCGTCGGGCGTGACGCGGACATCGGAGAGGACTCCCGACTCCAACATGCGCTGTCCTTGCGCATCGACCGTGAGGAATTGGAGGATGGACTGCTTTTGCTGTGCCGCCGGCGTGCCGGGGGCCGTGCCGCGCAGGGCGTTCTCGAGAATCGGGGCCATGTCGGTGGCCAGCGTGTTGCGCAGCTTGAAGACGCGCAGTTGGTTGACCACCCCGCTCTTGCCCGAGTCGAGCCGTTCGATCAACAGCTCCACCTCGGCCAGGTCGCGGGGCACCGCCTGCACGATCAGCGAGTTCGACGCGGCGTCTGCCACGATGACCACTTTCGCCCCCAGCCCCAGGCGGTTCGTGAAGAACTGCTGGATCGTCGTTTGCGTCGCCACCGCGGGGGCATACTTCAAACGAAAGACGCGCAACTGCGTTTCGGCATCGACGGGCTGATCGAGCTTCTCGACCAACTCGCGCATCACTCGCAAGGCCTCGCCCCAGCCGACCAGGAGAATGGCATTCGGCTTGACCAGCGAGATCGACGTCACGCGGCCTTGTCGACCGGCGAGCAGATCGGTCTGCACCTGGGTCAGCACCGTGGCGATGCCCGCCGCGGGGGCATGGCGCAAGTGATAGACTTCGATCTCCGGCTCGGTCTCGGCACTGATGCGTTCGATTTCTTGAATGATCCGCACGAGCTCGTCGACCTCGCGCTCGTCGCCGCTGAGGATCAACACGTCGAGATCAGGAAGGACCTCGATGTCCACATTGCCGCCGAGCTGTCGCAGGCGATCCTGCTGGGCGGCGGCCTCGGCATCGCCCGTGGGAGCATCCGGCGGAGGAGACGCCTCGGCCGGCGCGGGAGACGCACCGGGCTGCAGTAGCAAGTTGGCAAAGGCCACCGCGCCCGAAGGATCGGCGGTCGTCGTCGAGGCTGCCCGGGCTGGATTCCTCTCGCGCGACGCGCCATCCGAGGGCGCCGGCAGCAGCCGCTCGCGATCGAGCTTTCCCTCGTAGGCATCGGTGGCACGCCGAACCTTGGTGAGATCCGCCTTGTCGAGCGGTATCACTCGCACCGACTTGCCCAACGGTTGGCGCGGGCTGTCGAGCACGGTGATGAGGCGCACCATGCGTTCGGCGACGGGAGCCGAGCCGCGCACCATGAGCTGATCGTGCGCGCGGTTCAAACCGAGTTCGATGCGCTCGCCGGTGCTCAAGATAATCATGTAACCCGGCAGCCCGGCAGCGACCTGCGCCATGGGCTGGATACGCCCCCGGAACATGTCGACCAGGATCGGCTCGAGCTGCGAGGCGCGCGCGCTGTGCAGTTGAACGAAGCGCACCGTCGGGTCGCCGGCCACGTCGACACGCGGTGGCACGTGAATCGCCGGCGCGTCCGTATCGGGCGGAGGGGGCGAAAGAGTGGCTGTCGGCAGGGACGCCGCTGGAGCCGTCTTCGGCTGATCGAGCGCGGTGACCAGCCCGGCCACGATCTGGTGGGCTTCGGCCGGTCCGCGCACGAGGAGTTGATTCGAGGCCGTGTCGACGGCGATTTCGGCGCCGGCCAGTCCCGCCACCAGCTTGCGTGCCAGGGGCTCGACGTCGGCGACCGAGGCGGCCCGCAGCCGGTAGGCCTTCATTTCGCCATCGGCGGCGTGCGCGCGGCCGGCCTGACAGCATGCCAGCAACATCGCCAGCGCCGCTACCGCCAGCGTGCGCGTGGGCCGTCGAATTGCGTATTCGTCTAAAGCTTTGAAAGACACCGGTTCTGTCGCTTGGCAGTGTTCCCCCCTGCGGCGACTTGTTCGTAGGCGCACGCTGCGCGCTTCGGCGCATCGCTTGCCCGGCTCAAAGATCGGTTGTCCCGCCTGCCGGCTACAGCCTTTCTGAGGAGATTCCGCCAACTGGCGAAAAATACTGGGCCGTTTAGAGCTCGGGGGGCAAAGCCGTTGCCTGGCTAAGGTTTTCCCCCAACGTGATCAGCCAGCGTTCGTTGTCCGAATCGATCACGACGTCGAGCGCGTCGATCTCGGCCACGCGGCCCCGAAACTGCCCCACTTGAAAGGGCTGGCCGATCCCCAGCTTCAAGATCTCGCCCGTCGTGCGAATGGTGAACCACGCCTCGAGCTGTCCGCTCACTTCGAGGATGGCCGTGAGGAAGGCGAAGTCCGATTCGTCGTAGGCCCGGGCGCCACCTTCGCCAAACAGGTTTCGCTCGACGATGGCGCGATACTCGACCAGGTTCTCCGCGGCCAGACGATTCGACGTGCGCCCGCTGAGACGATCCTTGCGTTCCCCCTCGGGCAGCACCAGGGCCTCGATCGACATCGAGAGCTCGAGCCGCTGCGAACGCGGAATGGGGGTGATCGAAAGTCGTTGCACCTGGTGCAAGTGGTCCGCGCGATAAAAGTTGTAGAGGAAGCTGGTAAGCTGCTCGAGCGAGCCACGGCCGCGGACGGTGAAGGGGAGCTTTTGGTAAACGTCCTTCTTGCCGACCGTCTCGCCCGAGTCCACGTTGGGCTGCTCGAAGCCCGCGACACGCACGAGCTCGAGCAACCAGTTCTGATAGAGCGAACGAGCCAACTCCAGATCGGTCGGCAACGACTGCTGCTGCCAGGCCGTCAACTGCTTGCCGGCGGCTCGGGCCAGGCGCAGTTGCCCTTCTTTCTTCTCGATATCTTTACGCAATCGCTCGGCACGGGCACGGCGCTCGTCGAGCGGGCCTTGCAACATGGCCTGGAACAGCCAGTTTCCCAGGTAGGCCACGAGCATGCCGCCGACGATGATCGCTAGGATGCGTTCGCGCTTTTTCATGGCCGGCCCCCCGTCGACGTGTTGGTCGAAGTGGCCGTTTCCGCCGCGGCGTTCTGCGTCGCCGCGGAAGATGCCCCGGCGATGCTGGCTGCCGAGGTGGAATCACTGGCCGGAGCGGCTGGTTCGGTCGTCGTCGCCGGGGCGGGCACGGTGGGACCGGCCACCGGGGCCGGCGCCGTGCGGTATTCCTCGCGATCGCGCCGTGCCACGGCCAGCGACGATTCGAATTGCCAGGTGTAGGTGCGCTCTTGAATGGTCGCCTGCACGCGTTTGCTGCGCACCTCGTGGTGCTTGTCGCGGAGATTGCTTTCCATGCGGCCGACGATCGAAGGATCGCGCACGAGCCCCTGCATCTCGACGGTGCCCCCCTTGCTCGAGGCCCGGGCCATCGTGAGTCGCAGCAGCACGGCGTCGCGGGCACTGGGGAATCGCAACGACAGATCGCGCAACTCGTCGAGCCAGACGATATCGTTATCGGCCCAAAGCTTGATTTCCTCGACGGCGGCCCGCTTCGCATCGGCGCGACGCACCAACTCATCGAGCTTCTTGGACTCGGCGGCCAGCTTGTCGTTCAGCTCGTCCGCGGCCGAGAACTTGCCCCAGGCCACATAGCCCCCGGCGAAGACGATCGCCGCGATGACGCTGGCCGCCAGGCCGACGAGCAAGCGCCGATCGAGCGGCTGCGGCATCTTGCGAGGATCGAGCAAGTCGATGGCCGGCTTGTTGCCATGCGCCTCGTCGAGCAGCATGCCCACGAGCGCCCCCAGACGACCCGTGCTCGCGGGCGCGTGCCTGGCCAGTTCGCCCGTCGTGGGGAGCTCGGCCAGCGGATCGAACGCCTGCACGGGCAGCTTGAGTTCGTGCTCCATGCGCTGCATCGTCTCGACGTGCTCGTGCGGCCGGCCGCAGAGATAGATCGCCTCGACGGGGCTTCCGCCCGGTTGATTGGCCACGGCGACCAGCGTGCGACGGATTTCGGCCAGCAGGCCGGTGACGTCTCCGTGCTCACCTTGTGGCAGCCGCACCGAACGAGAGACCAGCACGCGCGTGCCGACCAGCACGAGCAGTTCGGCCGTGGTCGGCGCCAGCTCGGCGATCAGCACCACTTGCTCGGCCGAGGGCATCAAGCGACGGAAGCCCGAGGCCAGGGCGTAGGGACGCACGAGCATGCGTTCGGGGGTCCAGCCGGCCGCGGAGCAGGCCTCTTGCAACTCGTGCATTTGATCGGCCGACAAGGCCACGGCATCGACCTGTCGGGGCACGGTCGGGTCGTCGGACAGCGGCACGAAGTCGAGCACGCTGTCTTCGCCGACAAAGCCCGCCTCGCGCATCGCCTGCAATCGCACCAGCTCGGGCAGATCGGCATCGGGCACGGGGGGCACGACGAGCTGTCGCAGCTCGACTCGATTGCGGCCAACCCCCAACAGCAGCTTGGGGCGGGCCATGCGCTGCCGGCCCAGGGTCTCGCGCCACTGCGCCGCGAGGATCTCTCGCGACGGATGCTTCAAGGAAATCTCGCCACTCTCCGTGGGAACCGCCTCGGGGGCCAGCGGGAAGGAGCCGGCTTGCTCGAGCGCGACGCGGCGACCGCGCACCTGCGCCAAGATATAGCGCGCTTCGGCGATGTCCCATTCGATGGCCAGCAGACGCGGCATCGGAGTCTCTCGCAGTGCGGCCGGGTGGAGGGCAGGGGGGGCAGGCGTGCGGGGCGGAACCAGTCGCGAGACGGTCCATCGCCTTCGTGGCCGGGCGTATCGTTCGGGCGGGCTATCGCGAGGCTACCGGCGCCGTGCCGGCGGACGTAGGCTGGACACTGGGCGCGGCTCCCAATTCGGCCAGCGTATAGCCGCGCCCCAGGTGCTTCAGACCCTTCCAGCATAACAGCCGGCTCGGGGCGCTGGTAGCATCGATTACGAACTCGGCTCGGCTCGAAGCGCTAAATTCGTCGAAAAAACCGACCACCTGGCCTCGAAAGACGTCGCCGCCACCGGTAATCATCGGTTCGAGGGTCTTCAACCGGTCGAGCGTCACCAGCCCTTCGAGGAACAGCCACGCCGCGTGTCGCTGGTCGCCCGGCGAAGTGGGATCGTAGAGCGAGGCACGCTTCGACACGATCTCGTCGGCCAGCATGTCGTCGATGCCAGGGACGCCCAGCAGCACTTCGCGCGGGGCCAGGTTGATATTCACCCGCCCCACGATGCGCGGTTCAGTCCGCGTCGTCACCACATCGAGCAGCCGGGGCAACTCGGTGGCCAGCTTCGACGAATCGGCCGCGAGCGGACTGTCGACGGGCGTGGGCGATACCCGGCCTGGCTCGGCGAGCGCGGTTCTCGCGCCGATCAAGTCGTACACCGAGGCGATCGTATGCAGCGCCGGCCGAGAGAAATCGAGTTGCACGCCCGCCTGCCTGCGTGCGGCGCCGCCGCCTGGCGCCGGTCCGAACTGCCGCATGGCCACGATGAAGGTGGCCCAATCTTCATCGAGCGCGGCCGAAAGCCGGCTGTGCAGATCGACCAGATTCGGATCGTTCAGGTTGATGCGCGGCTGTCGCTCGGGCGTAAGATTCCCCTCGGCGCTGTCGAGCGTGAGATACTCCGACCAGCCGCGTACCGTCACCGCCGGCGAAAGCGCGCCTGCCGCGGCGCTGGACATGCGCGACATCTCGAACGGCTCGAGCCGGCCATTGCAGTTCAAGTCGAGCCCGAAGAGCAGCTCCTGGCTGACGTCGCGCACGGCGAGCAGTTCCTCGAGGGACGAAGGCACCCGATTGGCCGCCATGCGGGCCGGCTCTTGCTGCGCATAAAACTCCGACTCGGCCCCCAGTTCGCGAGGCGTGTCGTCGGCGTCGACATAATCGAGCAGCGCGTCGGCCAGTTCGGGCGTCATGCCCGGCAGCCGCGCCAACGTCGCCTGGGCATGACCGGGATGACTGCGATCCCATTCCAGCAACTTGTGCAGGTTGAGACGGGCCGATTCGTTCTCGACGCCAAAGCGAATCCGGCCCGACTCCGAGTCGTCTGCCTCGTACGTGACGATGCTGAACCGGCCGTGCGCCGATTGCGTTTCGTCCGGCGCCAGCACGGCGACGGCCGCCAACTCTTCGGGATTGTCGTACACGCCGCCGAGCTCCGAGCGCGCCTCGCTCGAAAGATCGAGCATGGCGGCCACGCACAGCGCACCCGACTCGGACAACTGGCGGGCTTGCAGGTCTCGTCCGCCCAGTCGTGCCGCTTTGTTCTCGGTGAACATGATCTCGGCAAAGGTAAAACCGGCCAGGCTGAGCATGGCGATGACGATCAGCACCACGACGATCACCATCCCGCGGCGTCGGTTGGCTGGGGACAGTTTCATCGCGCACCTCCCGGAGCCGGTGCGTTCGGACGGAAGAACGACGGAATCGAATTCCGCCGCGTCGGCGCGGGAGGCGTCGGAGGCGCCATCGTCGAAGGCAGGGGAGACGCTGGGGCCGCCGGCAGCGGCGCGTTGAGCTCGTCGGGACTGCTCAGCTCTGGATAGGGATTTTCCTCGCGACGCGGACTCGCCAGCGGCAGATAGACCACCAATCGATAGTCGGGCAAGTCTTCTGCCGACGTGCCATTAGCGGCGTTGCCACCCGCGAATGCACCGGCAGTTTCTGGCTCCCGCGAGCTCGAGCGATCGGCCGCTGTTTGCCGCGTCGCCGACGTGTCGGCAGGGTCGGCGCGCCGTTGGCCCGCGCGGCGCGGGCGTCGTGCCTCGTCGGCCGGCTCGGCGAGCCAGAAGGCAATGTCGACGGCCATCGGGAGACCGCCGTCGGACGCGCTATCCCACGAACTGTACCAGGTGCTGCCATCGAAGTATCGAAACGCGACGCGCTCCACCTCGGGGGTCAGCGTTTCTGCGAGATCTTCCCACGCAACGTCACTGGGTGGACGGTACTCGTTCGCGCGCGCTGCAGAAGAAGTTGTCATGGGAGATGACGCCGAGAGGCCGGCAGCGGGCGTACCGTAGTCGCTCGTCGACTCGGGTTCGGCTGCTGTCGCCGCGTTGGAACGGAGCGGCTCTTCGCCCGACGATTCGTGCAGCCAGGGCTGTTCGCGGCGCACGAGCCCGGTCTGTGCGATCCCGGCTTCGGCATTCACCGTGGCTGGCGAGAATTCGTTTTGCTGCGCGAGCATCCGATCGGGGTTAGTCGAGTCGTAGCAGAAGTAGCTCACCTTTCGCAGGGCGCCTGCCGAGTCACTGTTGGAAGCCCCCGTGACGAAGGCACTCGACTCGGCCGAGGGGGCCTCGCTGCCGATCACCAAGGCCGCCAGCGACTCTTGCCCCCCCCCGGCGCGGACGCAAACATCGAGCCGATCGCTCGTGCCCGCCAGTCGCAGGGTGCGAGCCACAGGGGTCTCGGTCGAATCTCGCAACGGGGAGAGCACGGTCGTGCGATACAGCTCGGCCGGGGAGAGTGGATCGGCGGCCGACTCGGCGGAGGGAAGAAAATCGCTCGGCAGCGCGAGCGGTTGGTCTCCTCCGGCGGATCTGGCCGCGGACTCGACGACCGCTCGCCGCAGATCGCGCGAGATCTGCCGCAGCAACGAACGTGCGAGCTGCGCCTCTTCGACGTGCGTGCGGCCCGAATCGAACGACCGCATGAAAAGCGACAGCGCACTAAACAGACCGGCCAGCAGCGCCGTCGAGAGGGCCAGCGCCAGCAACACCTCGAGGATCGAGAAACCCGAGCGGCAGCGCGCGCCAGGGATAAGAGTCGGGCCCGTCATCGTTCATTCTCCCAGGGGCAGCGACGACGAGAGAGACGCCGCGCCGGACGCCGGCGACCTGGGCGATTCGAGCCCCGGGGCGTTCGGC
Proteins encoded in this region:
- a CDS encoding general secretion pathway protein GspK — its product is MKLSPANRRRGMVIVVVLIVIAMLSLAGFTFAEIMFTENKAARLGGRDLQARQLSESGALCVAAMLDLSSEARSELGGVYDNPEELAAVAVLAPDETQSAHGRFSIVTYEADDSESGRIRFGVENESARLNLHKLLEWDRSHPGHAQATLARLPGMTPELADALLDYVDADDTPRELGAESEFYAQQEPARMAANRVPSSLEELLAVRDVSQELLFGLDLNCNGRLEPFEMSRMSSAAAGALSPAVTVRGWSEYLTLDSAEGNLTPERQPRINLNDPNLVDLHSRLSAALDEDWATFIVAMRQFGPAPGGGAARRQAGVQLDFSRPALHTIASVYDLIGARTALAEPGRVSPTPVDSPLAADSSKLATELPRLLDVVTTRTEPRIVGRVNINLAPREVLLGVPGIDDMLADEIVSKRASLYDPTSPGDQRHAAWLFLEGLVTLDRLKTLEPMITGGGDVFRGQVVGFFDEFSASSRAEFVIDATSAPSRLLCWKGLKHLGRGYTLAELGAAPSVQPTSAGTAPVASR